In Halobacillus amylolyticus, the following proteins share a genomic window:
- the nirD gene encoding nitrite reductase small subunit NirD yields the protein MEKLLNKIFVAKVNELPEKLGRTVHVHGLELAIFKLVDGDIRVIENRCPHKGGVLAEGMISGEHVFCPMHDWKISVVDGKVQKPDIGCVQTFEVKVEKDNVYVMLPEK from the coding sequence ATGGAAAAACTATTAAATAAGATTTTTGTAGCAAAAGTTAATGAGCTTCCCGAAAAGCTAGGGAGAACCGTTCATGTGCATGGGTTGGAGTTAGCCATTTTCAAACTGGTGGATGGTGATATACGAGTCATCGAAAACCGTTGTCCCCATAAAGGTGGTGTACTTGCTGAAGGGATGATCAGCGGGGAGCACGTATTCTGCCCGATGCATGATTGGAAAATCAGCGTTGTAGATGGAAAAGTTCAGAAACCAGACATCGGTTGTGTACAAACGTTTGAAGTGAAAGTGGAAAAAGACAATGTCTACGTCATGTTGCCGGAGAAATAG
- the cobA gene encoding uroporphyrinogen-III C-methyltransferase: MSKVYLVGAGPGDPDLITVKALKCIQQADVILYDRLVNEQLLREARSGADLVFCGKHPNFHILKQESINLLLVEYAKRGKTVIRLKGGDPFVFGRGAEEAEALAKHGISCEVVPGITSGIAVPAYADIPVTHRDMGSSFAVIAGHQCKGNDKKIDWKSLSENIDTLAIYMGVSNLPRICEQLLDNEKSSDTPVAVIQQGTTEHQRVLTGTLANIVQLVGKSGVSNPAVIVVGEVVRFRDRLHHLKVMNQGLVEPSAIKA; encoded by the coding sequence ATGTCAAAAGTTTATTTAGTTGGAGCAGGTCCGGGGGATCCCGATTTAATCACGGTTAAAGCACTCAAATGTATTCAGCAAGCCGATGTTATTCTATACGATCGCTTAGTAAACGAACAATTACTTAGAGAAGCGCGGTCTGGTGCGGATCTAGTTTTTTGTGGAAAGCATCCAAATTTTCATATTTTGAAACAAGAATCAATCAATCTTTTATTGGTGGAATACGCGAAGCGAGGTAAAACCGTTATTCGATTAAAAGGGGGAGACCCATTTGTATTCGGACGGGGAGCTGAAGAAGCGGAAGCATTAGCTAAGCACGGCATTTCATGCGAGGTGGTCCCAGGAATTACTTCTGGGATTGCTGTTCCTGCTTATGCTGATATTCCCGTAACCCACAGAGATATGGGCAGTTCTTTTGCAGTAATAGCAGGGCATCAATGCAAAGGAAACGATAAAAAAATTGACTGGAAAAGTCTATCCGAGAATATCGATACATTGGCTATTTATATGGGGGTCAGCAACCTTCCCCGTATATGTGAACAATTGCTTGATAATGAGAAAAGCTCGGATACACCTGTAGCTGTTATTCAGCAGGGAACAACGGAACATCAACGGGTACTTACGGGAACACTTGCGAACATTGTCCAGTTAGTGGGGAAATCAGGGGTATCTAACCCAGCGGTGATTGTTGTCGGTGAAGTTGTGCGTTTCCGCGATCGTTTACACCACTTGAAAGTTATGAATCAAGGATTGGTCGAGCCCAGTGCAATTAAAGCTTGA